In the genome of Doryrhamphus excisus isolate RoL2022-K1 chromosome 11, RoL_Dexc_1.0, whole genome shotgun sequence, one region contains:
- the LOC131138442 gene encoding leukocyte cell-derived chemotaxin-2-like translates to MLLRSYLSATILLICYVLLSCTSEHDKKKGGIIHSPAKNADSTIKGMRNAAKVDDGGSDAATRMNKVKKTGSPRRRNDTGCTSLGGICQTDRFICQGRYLRDKCSGPATRRCCMPVGAWRVLCAGHYNNRVRGCDLHGCGAFNSRGDHDLHRAVDLVCSDYGTVSAPFAGSLAGPVSQKDPAGFQYDGVKLVSDVHCVKLFNIRPFRYMGTVAQGDPLGYVLPLQERFSGITSHLKLQMCDGTDPSPFI, encoded by the exons ATGCTGCTTAGAAGCTATCTCAGTGCGACTATTCTACTAATATGTT ATGTCCTGTTAAGTTGTACGTCAGAACACGACAAGAAGAAAGGTGGAATAATTCATAGCCCTGccaaaaatgctgacagcaccATTAAGGGGATGAGAAACGCAGCAAAAGTAGACGACGGGGGATCCGATGCTGCCACCCGAATGAATAAggtcaaaaagacaggaagtccgaGACGAAGAAATGACACAGGCTGTACTAGCCTGGGAGGCATCTGCCAGACGGACCGATTCATCTGCCAAGGTCGATACCTGAGAGACAAGTGTTCAGGACCCGCAACGAGGCGGTGCTGTATGCCAG TTGGAGCGTGGCGTGTTCTATGTGCCGGTCACTACAACAACAGAGTGAGAGGCTGCGATCTGCACGGCTGTGGAGCTTTTAACTCCAGGGG AGATCATGACCTCCATCGGGCTGTGGACTTGGTGTGTTCCGACTATGGTACTGTCAGCGCTCCGTTCGCTGGCTCTCTGGCTGGTCCAGTGAGTCAGAAAGACCCTGCTGGGTTCCAGTATGATGGAGTCAAACTTGTCAGTGACG TGCACTGTGTAAAGCTCTTTAACATCCGGCCGTTCCGCTACATGGGAACAGTGGCTCAAGGGGACCCACTGGGTTATGTGTTGCCCCTGCAAGAACGCTTCTCCGGCATCACCTCACACCTCAAGCTGCAGATGTGTGACGGCACTGACCCTTCACCTTTCATCTGA